In Chitinispirillales bacterium, the genomic window ATAATACGGAAGAAGAAGCGTTAAGACAAGGCATCGGAGTATTGCGTCCAAGCGGTGAGAATGTTGAAATTCTTGATAAAGAATTGAAAGTTTTCTGATTACGAATAAATTGTTTTTTATTTTAAAAAAGGAAGTCTTATGGGGGTTTTAAGGATTATCGGTAATATTCTTTGGTTTATCTTCTGCGGTTTCTGGCTTGGGCTCGGCTGGTTGTTTTTCGGTTTATTATGGTGCATTACAATAATCGGAATACCTGTCGGTTTGCAGTGTTTCAAGTTAAGCGGCATGGGTTTTCTTCCGTTCGGCAAAGAAATCGAAAGAGAAAACATCTCAAACCCTTTAAATATATTGCTAAATATCTTGTGGTTTATTTTCGGCGGCTTGTGGTTATCGTTAGGTTATTTTACTGCGGGAATTCTCTGCTGTGTAACTATTGCGGGCATTCCGTTCGGAGTTCAGTGTTTTAAACTGACGGCGCTGGCGTTTATGCCGTTTGGAGCGAAAGTCCTCGCAAAGAAATGATTTGATATTGCATAGCTATAACGCCGTTTTTCAAGTATGATATTCCGCGTTTATTTTTACGTAATCATAACTGAAATCGCAGGTGTGGGCGACGGCGAAAGATCCGTTATTAAATCCTAAATCGATTTCAACAAGAACAAATTTCCCGTTCATTTTTCCGGACAATTCTTTTACCGAAAATTCTGCAGGCGAACCTTTTTCAAAAACCGTCGTTTCACAAAG contains:
- a CDS encoding YccF domain-containing protein gives rise to the protein MGVLRIIGNILWFIFCGFWLGLGWLFFGLLWCITIIGIPVGLQCFKLSGMGFLPFGKEIERENISNPLNILLNILWFIFGGLWLSLGYFTAGILCCVTIAGIPFGVQCFKLTALAFMPFGAKVLAKK